The sequence below is a genomic window from Spiroplasma gladiatoris.
ACGCTAAACCAATAGCAATTGGAGGAGGAACATTTGCCAAATCAATGCCAAACATAATTGCATTTGGAGCAGAATTTGATTTAAATGATTCAACAATGCATGCAGATAACGAATATGTAAAAATTGATGATTTAAAAAAAATGATTGAAATTTATACAAAATCAATAATAAAATTAACAAAAATTTAACTCATATTTTTTGTGATATATTTATAAATGAAAGGAGGAAAATATGGAAAAAATCATACATAATAACTTACAACAATATATTGAAGAACATGCAAAAATGCAGTTTATTTGTTATAACTTAAGTCAAAATTGTAGTGATCTTGGTTATCCTGGGTTTACACATTTCTTTCAAGTTCAAGCACAAGATGAATTTGTACATCAAAGAAGAATAATGAATTATATGTCAGATAGAAATATTAGATTCATAGCTCCAAATGTACAAGTTGAAAATAAAAGCCATGCTGATATTGTTGAAATTTTAAAAGCTTATGTAGAATATCGTACTCATTTTGCAAATTTAACTGATGAATTTTCAAAAAACGCAAAAGAAGTTAATGATTATACTACTTTTAAATTCTATGAATGATTTGCAATTGATTTTTATGAAGAAATTTCAGAAACAAATGATTTAATTGATTGATTTAATATGAAAAACTCAAATCATTATGAAATTGATAAAAAAGCATTAGAACGTGAAAATCCTGATACATTATCAGTTGTAGATCCATTCGCACCACACAATTAAAATATAATTAAGTATTTACTTTATTATATTTTTTTTTTTTTTTTGTATAATTTAATTTTTAAGTTTATAAAAATTGATTTGTATTTTATAAAGGACTTGATATTAACTTGCTTTTTATTTATACTCATTATGTTGTATATAACTTTACTCTAAATATGCAATCACAATTGGGAATTTATTTACCTAGTGCCTATTATTTTAATTATTTATAGGTGGTAAGTTTTAGAACCATTTGGAAGTTTAACGAATAAAAATAGAAGGCAGGATAAAAATGGCAAAAGACTTAACAAGAGATCAGCTTTGAGATGCAGGTGCACATTTTGGTCACCAAACAAAGCGTTGAAATCCTAAAATGAAACCATATATTTATGGAGAAAAAAATAAAAATCATGTTATTGATTTACAAAAAACTTTAAGAAAATTAGAGGATGTAAAAAAACTAGTTACATCAATTGGGACTAAAAAAGAAAAAATAATTTTTGTAGGAACAAAAAAAACTGCAAGAAACGCAGTTAAAGAAGCGGCTTTAAGAAGTGGAAACTTCTTTGTAAACTCTAGATGATTGGGTGGAACATTAACAAATATGAAAACTATTTCATTGAGAATTAAAGCTCTATGAGATATTGAAAATGAAGAAAAAACTGGGAAAATTAATTTAAGACCAAAAAAAGAACAAATTTTAATAAAAAAAGAAAAAGCTAAATTAGAAAAAACTTTAGGTGGAATCAAACAAATGCACAAACTACCTGCTGCAATGTTTGTAATTGATCCTAAAAATGATGAAATTGCAGTTAAAGAAGCAAGAAAATTAAGAATTCCAATTATTGGAATTTGTGATACAAATGTTGATCCAGACTTAGTGGATTTTGTAATTCCTGCAAATGACGATATTCAAGAATCAATCAACATAATTATTAATTATGTTGTTGATGTATATGGTGATGCAGCTGGATTAAAATTACAACCAAGTAGTTTAAAAGTTGTTGCTCAAAAAAGAGAAGAAAATCAACAAAATCAAAGATATGGTGATTCAAGACCTCAAAGAAGATTTGATGATGATCATGATGCATCAAAAAAAGCAGCAGCATTAGAAGATTCTAAAAAATCTGAAGCTTCAAAAAAAGAAAGTGAATAAGGAGGTAAATTTATGGCAGTAAACCCACAACAAATAAAAGAATTAAGAGAATTAACATCAGCTGGAATGATGGATTGTAAAAAAGCTCTTGAAGCAACTAATGGTGTAATCGATGAAGCAATTGTTTGATTAAGAGAAAACGGCTTAGTTAAAGCAGCTAAAAAATCAGATCGCGTTGCAGCTGAAGGTGTTGCTTTTGCAAAAACTAATGGTAAAAGAGGAATAGTTTTTGAAGTTAATTCCGAAACTGATTTCGTTTCAAAAAATGAAAAATTTATGAACCTTATTAAAGAAATGGGAGAAGCGCTAATTACTTCTGAAGCTAATTCTCTAGAAGAAGCTTTAGAAGTTAAGATTAGCAATGGGACTATTAAAGAAGCTTGCTTAAATGCAACAGCAACAATTGGTGAAAAAATTGAACTAAGAAGATTTGCTGCAGTTAACGATGGAACAACGGCTGTTTATAATCATGCAAATAGTCGTATATCAGTATTGCTTCAGTTTGAGGGAGATATTTCTTCAGAAGATGCTTATGATGTATGTATGCATGTTGCTGCAATGGCTCCAAAATACTTATCAAAAGATGAAGTTCCACAGGACTTTAAAGATGTAGAGATGCATATAATTAAAGAAAACACAGATTTAACTGGAAAAGATGAAAAAATAGCAAAAGGAATTTTAGAAGGTAAGTTAAATAAAAAGCTTGCAGAAGTTACATTACTTGAACAAAGTTTTGTAAAAGATGAAAAACAATCAGTAGGAAACTTTATCAAATCCAAAAAAGCAACTTTAAAAACTATGTATAGATTTGAAGTTGGAGAAGGAATTGAAAAAGTAGTTACTGATTTTGCAGCAGAAGTTGCAGCACAATTGAAAGGTTAAGTGAGTAAAAAATGTTATTAGCAGATAGTAGATGAGTTGGAATTGGAGAATTAGATAAAAAAAATATTTTATTAATTCTAATTGTTCAATTAGCAGTTGTTATAATACCAACAATATATACATTATTTATATTATTTAAATTTAAAAAAATAGAAGATAAAAGAAAAAAAGTTAGCAAATCATGAATTTCAATAATTCTTTCATTACAAGGAGTCACTTTAATCCCCACAATCGCTGGTTGATTAATGTACTTTGGAAAGTCAATGTTAGCAGATAATTATGATCTTGCATTAACATTAGCTTGAGTATTTATTGGATTATGCTTTGCGCTGATTATTACTTGATTTACTTTATTATTCTTTTTACCTCAAAGAGTTTGAGTATTCTTCACAGAGGATAAATTGTATATTTTTGATAAAGGTATTAAAAAACAAAAAATTATTAACATTGTAAATGATATGTCAAAAGGAAATATTTATATAAATTACACTGAGGGAAAAACAAGTCTTAAAAAAATTGCTATTCCTGCTTTATCATCTACAGGTACATTTATATTCGCTAACGCTCCTATTGAAGGTATAGAAGTTGTTGAAGGAAGTCAAGCTGATTTCTTTAAAGCAAAAAGTATCGAATTGAAAATGGGAGGTTCATTAGACGAAGTTCAAGAACCTATTCAAGCAGATTCAAATACAATTGTTGAAGAAAACTCAAATACAATTGTTGAAGATAATAATCTTGAACAAGTCGATAATGGTGCAACTGATTTAAAAGATAATGAAAAATCTATTTTTAAAGATGACGAGTTCGAAGACTAATAACTTTTAAAAAAACCTATTATAGGTTTTTTTTGTTATAAAATTAAGTTGAAAAAGGCAGAGGTAACTATAAAGTTTGAGAAATACTCTTTGAACCTGATCTAGTTAATACTAGCGTAGGAAGTCCTTGATTTTTTAATCTGCTTTTTTCATGGAGGAGTTCATGGAAAAAAATAAAAAAATAGCTAATATTATTTTGACAGTGCTTACAAGCATTAAAACAATTTTACTAATAGGTTTGTTAATTTATTATATGATTAAAGTTTTAGACGCTAGTCAATATGATGATGAAGGTAATATCATTGCTTTAAATAATAGTCAAAAAGGACTAATATATTTTGCTTTTATTTCAATAATTGTAACTTTTATATTATTAGCAATATCTTTTTTGATTTATTTTATATATGATTATGAAAATAAAAATAAGCTAATACTATTTTCATTTTTAACATTTAGTATTGAAGGATTAATTTTTTCTTTATATTTAATAACAAAAACAGGATATCAAAAATTAAAAATTGATTTCAAATTTTTTAAAAAGTGAAAAATTATAGACATAACATTGATAGCTCTGCTGCTTTGTTTATATTTATTAATTAGTTTTATAACTGGATTTATTCCACAGATGCCATTTTGAATTACAATTTCAATTAAATATATTATATTGTATTTTGGAGCATATATATTATCACTATCTGCTTCGTTTACACTTTGCTTGTTAGCAGCTTGTTTAACTACAATTATGCCTGGTACAGCAATTCATACTTTTGTTCAATACTTATTTGATTATTTCATACCAATTGTTGGTTTTTTTGTAGCAGGTTTTTTTGTTCCGAAAAATGAAATAAAAAATAAATATTATCAAATATTTAGTTGATTGATATTTGTAATATCACCGATATTTGTTCTCTATGGTAGTAGAGTGTTATCTGGAGTTTTATATTGATTAAATCCAGCTGCGCTTGGAGATGATGTATATTATTCATTTTTATGAGAAGGAAGATGAGGATATTCTGCAATTTACAACTCATTTAACACAATTACAGATTATGTTACTTTACAAATACTTGTTCCTGTTATATGTAAAACATTAACTTATATAAAAAACAAAGTGGAGTTAAAAAAACTAAATAGTTATAATTAGTTTATATTTTTTTAGAGGTTTTAAAATGAAAGAAAAAATAAAAGAAATTAAAAAAGAACTTGATAAAACTATACCATTGATAAAATTAACAAATGTAACTAAAAAATATAAAAATAAGGTTGCATTAAAAAATATTAATTTTGAAATAAATTATGGCGATAGAATTGGAATAATTGGAGCCAATGGTGGAGGAAAGCCCACTTTAAGTGAAATACTTGGAAACATAAGAAAACCAACAAATGGTAAAATTTTCAGGCAAGATAACATAATAATTGGATTGCAGTTTCAAGAATCTAAATATCCTGCAGGAATAACTGTTTTTGATATGATCAAATATTATTTAGAAACATTTGATATTGAAATGAGTGAATCAGAGTTAGATAAAATTTTAAATATATATCAGATCAGTGCTTTTAAAAATAAATTTTTAGCAAATTTAAGCGGTGGACAACAACAAAGAGTTAACATTCTATTAAGTTTAATTCATAATTCAGATGTTGTATTTTAGATGAAATTTCAACAGGTCTTGATATTGAAGTTAGAAGTGAAATTTTTGATTACATTAAAGAAAAAGTTGTTAATGAAAATAAAGCTATGGTCCTTGTTACGTACATGATGAGTGAAATTGAAGAGTTGTGTAATAAATTTATTTATATTCATAATGGTGAAATAAAAGACTATGGAAATGTAAGTGATCTTGTAAAAGAATATAAATTTGTTCACAATTACACTTGAAAAAATTTCAAAGAACAAAAAGCAAAAGATTATGAATTGTCAAAATTAAAAGAACAAAAAAATAATACAAAAAATAATAAAAATAAGTTTGATAAAATAATCAATAAAGCAAATAATAAAGGTAAAAACTTACCCTTAATTAATTTACTCATAAAATACTATTTTAAGAGTATTGTACAACCATTCTTTTTATTTGGTTTTCCAATAATTATGTTGTTTATAGAAGGATTTGTTTTTAAAGGTAAGATGTTAAGTAACAACCTAGGAGACACAGAATATAGTTTATTGCATAATATAATTGGGTCAATATCAATAACACAAATTATTGCAACAGGAATTTTTGTAATTCCCCAAACAATCATAGAATTTAAAAATAGTGTTTTATTAAAACGAATAGGAGCAACAAATATTAAACCATTATTTTTTGTATTAACAGTAATTACGATAGGAACAATATTTATGGTTATAACTTTTTTTTGAACATTACTATGAGCTGGAATAATGTTTGGCTCTAGTTATGGTTGAAAAGAAATAGCAACACCTTATCAAACTCCTTATGCTTTAATATTTTTATTAATAATTTTGTTGGGATCAATATCTTTAGGGATGTTATTATCAAGTTTATTTAAATCAACAACTGATTATGTTGCTGTTGCAAATATTTTATATTTACCAATTGCCTTTCTAGGAGGGTCTTTTTTACCTATTGATTTTATTTTGTCGAGTGATGTTTTAAAATACGCAACATATTTAAATCCGTTTAAATATTGCATGGAACCTTTTAATGAAGCTTGAGCTGGAAAATTAACTTTTGATTATAAGATTTTTATGTGTTTCGTGTTTAATTATAATTATATTTATAACAATTACTTCTAAAAAACTAAAATGAGAGTCTTAATCAATATAAAAAAAATAAGTTTATAAACTTATTTTTTTAGCATTTATTTATTTTTTAATTTAAAAAATACAATTTTGTTATAATCTTTTTAGTGAGGTAGATATGGCATTAAAATTTAAACGTGTATTATTAAAAATTTCAGGAGAAGCATTAAAGGGAAGCTCAGAAGAAATTTATGCTAAAGAAAAATTAGAAGACATCGCAAGACAAGTAATAGATTTAACAAGAGAAGGCTTACAAGTTGGAGTTGTTGTTGGAGGAGGAAATATTTGAAGAGGAAAATTAGCTGGGACATTAGAACTTCAAAGAATTGATGCTGACTATATGGGAATGTTTGCAACTATTATGAACGCTTTAGCATTTGAAGCAACTATAAAAAAAATGGGGTTTGAAAAAGTTAAAGTTTATTCTTCTTTAGAAATTAGAACTGTAACAAGTAATTATAATTATCGTAACGCAAGAGAAAAGTTAGATGAAGGATATATTGTAATATTTGCAGGGGGAACTGGATTTAGTTATTTTACAACAGACACAGGAGCTTGCATTAGAGGTATAGAAATTAAAGCTGATGCTTTATTGATGGCAAAAAATGGTACAAAAGGAGTTTATGATTCAGATCCAAATACTAACCCTGATGCAAAATTTTTACCAGATTTATCATTTCATGATTTAGTGGTTAAAAACTTACAAGTTATGGATTCAACAGCTGCAAGTTTAGCAAAAGATGGAAAATTAGAAATTGTTGTTTTTGATATGAATGGACAAGACAATATTAAAAAAATTGCCCATGGTCAATTAGAAGCAACATATATTAAATAAGAGGGGAATAAAATATGTTAAAAAATATATTAGAAAATACACAATTGGAAATGGAAGAAGTTATTGATTCATTTCAAAATTATTTATCAAAAGTTAGAACGGGAAGAGCTAATGCTGGAATGTTAAAAAGTGTTATAGTTGATTTTTATGGATCACCAACTCCTATTGATCAAACTAGTCAAATTACATCTCCTGAACCACAACAATTAATTGTTAAACCTTATGATAGAGGACAACTTCCAAATGTGGTTGCGGCAATTAATAAAGCCGATCTTGGTTTAAATCCAATGAGTGAAGGGGATTTAATTAGAATTATAATTCCTCAATTAACTGAAGAAGTAAGAAAAGATTTAGTAAAAAAAGTTCACAAAGAATTAGAAACTTTTAAAATTAGAATTAGAAACTCTAGAAGAGATGCAAATGATAAAATAAAAAAATCTGAATTAAATGAAGATGATAAATCTTATGGTGAACAAGAAGTTCAAAAATTAACAGATAAATACATTTTAAATTTAGATAATATTTTCAAAGAAAAAGAAAAAGATTTAATGACATTATAACTATATAAACAACAAAAAAAGTAAGTCACTTTAAGAAATCAAAGATTTTTTAAAGTGACTTACTTTTTTAACTTTTTTTATAAACTAATTCAAACTCTTCAAACACTATTATTAATTCATCATTAAATTCAAAATTATTTTCTTTTGCAATTCGCTTTAAAAATAGCTCGTGATTATAATTTCAAGATTCTAAATTTTTATCTTCACCTTCTAATTTACAAATTTCAAAAGTCATATTTTTGTATTTTATAAGTCTAACGTTTGTTGTTCTAATTACACATCTTGGATTATTGTAATAATCAGTAACAATAGAATATTCTCCTATTTCTGGTAGACTTTCTTTTTCAATTTCAAACTGTTTTAAAACTGATGAAGTTGCTTTTTTCTTACCTGACAAAACAAGTTCTAATAAATTATTTGCTAATTCTTCTGTATGACCAAAATAAAAGTACTCACTATATTTTATAATTTTTTCTAAATTATTTTTGTCAATAAATTCTAATCAAAAATCTTCTATTTTTTTATTCATTCCTTACTTCCTTTTTAAATATAACAAACTTATATATTAATTATTTCTAATTGTAATAAGTGTATAACAATAATTCAAACTTATTACAAAGAAAATAACTTAAAAATTTATTTTCTATACTTAAAAAAACATAATTTTTAATTTTACTTTACAATTAAGTAAAATTAGTTAATAATAATATTGATATTTAAAAAATAAAAGATAGAGGTGCTAATTATGGGCTATAAATTAGGGGCATTAGTATCTTATAATGATGAAAATTGAGTAATTATAGACATTAAAACTAAAGAAATATCAGAAGGGCAACTGACTTTTCTAAAAATTAAAAACGTTTTAAGTCAAGAAATTATTAATGTTAATTCAAATATTGTAAGAGAAGTTGAAATAAAACCTATAAAAGATGATAAAAAAGAAACTTTAGAAGATACACAATATATTCAATCTTTATTTAAAAGTGTTGGAGATGATGACTCTGATGAATTTTTTGATTTTGGTGAAGAAGATTCTTTATTTGACATTGAAGAAATAGAAATTGATAACTCATTAAAAAGTATTGAAGAATATGATTCGATAAAAGAAAATAATCAAGAAAATAATTTTGTAAGAGAACAAGAAATTTTTCAACCTCCTGAAACTAATGTGCATATAACAAATAAAAGTTTAAACGAAAACACTATGGCATTTGTAAATTCAAATCCAGTTGACGACACTTTAAGTAACATGCAACCAATTGGAATTTTGAAAAAAGAAAGAAGAAATGACAATAATGATTTAAACAACCTATATGAAGGTCCAAAAATCATGCCCTCTAGAGTAAGAAATAACAATAATAATGTAAATGTTTTAAATGATTACAAAAATACGAGCCAGATTGAAAATCAAAATATTAATGAAAATATTTTAAAAAGTGAAGAAATTCAATTTAATAATAATTTCACTCAAAATGATAGTATTAAAATTAATAATGCTTTGCAAAATAATCAAACTCAGACAAAAATAAATAATGTTAATCTAAATTACATTAACCAACAAATTAATGACGAAATTATTAAACCAAACATAACAGAGGTTAATGAAAAATTAAGTTTATTAAATAATAACGGTTTACAAAATAGTACTGATAATGTATTTACTAAAAAAGAAAATACGTATGATTCACCTGTTTTTTATAAAAAAAGTTTTGAAAGTTTAAGAGATGGTAATAAAAGTACTTTAAATAGCTTATATTCTACTACGTCTAAAAATAATCTTGAAAACAAAAAAATAGAACCAATAAATTTCAAAAAAACTATGGCAGACCCAAACATTTATGATTACTCAAAAAATGTTCAAAAACCTGAAGTTCCTTTTGAAGAATCTTTAGAAACTGCTGAACTAGATACTAAAACAGATAAATTGATATTAGAAGGACTTGTAGGAAAAGCAAAAAAACACAAAGAAAAACACTTTGACGCTTTAACAACAGGACCTTTAAATACCAAAAAATTACTAGAAAGTTTTAATAAACAACAAAAAATATCTGAAAACATTAAAAATAACTTTAAAACAAATCAAGAGAAAAATGAAAATACAATTTTTGGTTTAAATTCAAAACAAAACAAAAATTTATTAAAGGAATCTAAAACTTATAAAAAGTTTAAATTGATGACAGGTTTTTTAATAGCTATTTTTACAATTTCTTTTATATTACCAATTATTGGGATTTTTATGAAATCAAGTTTTGCTTATTTAGAATTAAAAGAGTTTAACTTTAATTCTATATTAGAAAAAGTTTTACACCTTTACATTTTAGATCAAAATTCTTTTATAGAGCAAAAAGTATATTTTGTTGCTGATTTATTTTTAATAATTCTAACACCAATTTGATTTTTAACTTTAATGATTTATGCATTGGTTTATCTAATCAGCATAAGTGATAAACAATACAAAAAAATAGCTTATTATAATTTTGAGTTACAAAATAAAATGGAAATAATTGAGCAGATTCAAGAATACAATAATGAATCAAGTACTTATATTATAAAAATTCATAATGATATTAAAAGACTAAAAAAAGACTTAAATTATTCAAAAAGTAGCAGTAATAAAGAAGAAAAAGAGCAAACAATTAATATCCCGCATTAAATTGGGGGTATTTTTTTATCTTTTGTATTAAAATAAAATAAGATTTTTTAAAGGAGAAAATATGCAAAATTGAGATTTGATAATAATGATGCCAATTTTTTTGATTGCAAGCTTTTTTATAGTTGGTTTTGTGATTTATAAAGAAAAAATTAAAAAAAGAACATACTTATTTTTAATTGAAATAACGATTTTTTGATTTGCAGTTTCTGTTATTGGATATCAACTTACCAATTATGCAGCTAGTTCATTTCAAAGCTTAAGCTCAATTAGCTATATATTGATGATATTGTTTGGTTCAAGTTTTTTTGTGTTAATTTTTAAACCATTGGCAACATTTTTA
It includes:
- a CDS encoding ASCH domain-containing protein codes for the protein MNKKIEDFWLEFIDKNNLEKIIKYSEYFYFGHTEELANNLLELVLSGKKKATSSVLKQFEIEKESLPEIGEYSIVTDYYNNPRCVIRTTNVRLIKYKNMTFEICKLEGEDKNLESWNYNHELFLKRIAKENNFEFNDELIIVFEEFELVYKKS
- a CDS encoding energy-coupled thiamine transporter ThiT, with translation MEKNKKIANIILTVLTSIKTILLIGLLIYYMIKVLDASQYDDEGNIIALNNSQKGLIYFAFISIIVTFILLAISFLIYFIYDYENKNKLILFSFLTFSIEGLIFSLYLITKTGYQKLKIDFKFFKKWKIIDITLIALLLCLYLLISFITGFIPQMPFWITISIKYIILYFGAYILSLSASFTLCLLAACLTTIMPGTAIHTFVQYLFDYFIPIVGFFVAGFFVPKNEIKNKYYQIFSWLIFVISPIFVLYGSRVLSGVLYWLNPAALGDDVYYSFLWEGRWGYSAIYNSFNTITDYVTLQILVPVICKTLTYIKNKVELKKLNSYN
- the rpsB gene encoding 30S ribosomal protein S2, producing MAKDLTRDQLWDAGAHFGHQTKRWNPKMKPYIYGEKNKNHVIDLQKTLRKLEDVKKLVTSIGTKKEKIIFVGTKKTARNAVKEAALRSGNFFVNSRWLGGTLTNMKTISLRIKALWDIENEEKTGKINLRPKKEQILIKKEKAKLEKTLGGIKQMHKLPAAMFVIDPKNDEIAVKEARKLRIPIIGICDTNVDPDLVDFVIPANDDIQESINIIINYVVDVYGDAAGLKLQPSSLKVVAQKREENQQNQRYGDSRPQRRFDDDHDASKKAAALEDSKKSEASKKESE
- a CDS encoding ABC transporter permease, whose product is MVLVTYMMSEIEELCNKFIYIHNGEIKDYGNVSDLVKEYKFVHNYTWKNFKEQKAKDYELSKLKEQKNNTKNNKNKFDKIINKANNKGKNLPLINLLIKYYFKSIVQPFFLFGFPIIMLFIEGFVFKGKMLSNNLGDTEYSLLHNIIGSISITQIIATGIFVIPQTIIEFKNSVLLKRIGATNIKPLFFVLTVITIGTIFMVITFFWTLLWAGIMFGSSYGWKEIATPYQTPYALIFLLIILLGSISLGMLLSSLFKSTTDYVAVANILYLPIAFLGGSFLPIDFILSSDVLKYATYLNPFKYCMEPFNEAWAGKLTFDYKIFMCFVFNYNYIYNNYF
- a CDS encoding ferritin-like domain-containing protein, with translation MEKIIHNNLQQYIEEHAKMQFICYNLSQNCSDLGYPGFTHFFQVQAQDEFVHQRRIMNYMSDRNIRFIAPNVQVENKSHADIVEILKAYVEYRTHFANLTDEFSKNAKEVNDYTTFKFYEWFAIDFYEEISETNDLIDWFNMKNSNHYEIDKKALERENPDTLSVVDPFAPHN
- the frr gene encoding ribosome recycling factor → MLKNILENTQLEMEEVIDSFQNYLSKVRTGRANAGMLKSVIVDFYGSPTPIDQTSQITSPEPQQLIVKPYDRGQLPNVVAAINKADLGLNPMSEGDLIRIIIPQLTEEVRKDLVKKVHKELETFKIRIRNSRRDANDKIKKSELNEDDKSYGEQEVQKLTDKYILNLDNIFKEKEKDLMTL
- the tsf gene encoding translation elongation factor Ts, translating into MAVNPQQIKELRELTSAGMMDCKKALEATNGVIDEAIVWLRENGLVKAAKKSDRVAAEGVAFAKTNGKRGIVFEVNSETDFVSKNEKFMNLIKEMGEALITSEANSLEEALEVKISNGTIKEACLNATATIGEKIELRRFAAVNDGTTAVYNHANSRISVLLQFEGDISSEDAYDVCMHVAAMAPKYLSKDEVPQDFKDVEMHIIKENTDLTGKDEKIAKGILEGKLNKKLAEVTLLEQSFVKDEKQSVGNFIKSKKATLKTMYRFEVGEGIEKVVTDFAAEVAAQLKG
- a CDS encoding ATP-binding cassette domain-containing protein — encoded protein: MKEKIKEIKKELDKTIPLIKLTNVTKKYKNKVALKNINFEINYGDRIGIIGANGGGKPTLSEILGNIRKPTNGKIFRQDNIIIGLQFQESKYPAGITVFDMIKYYLETFDIEMSESELDKILNIYQISAFKNKFLANLSGGQQQRVNILLSLIHNSDVVF
- the pyrH gene encoding UMP kinase, with amino-acid sequence MALKFKRVLLKISGEALKGSSEEIYAKEKLEDIARQVIDLTREGLQVGVVVGGGNIWRGKLAGTLELQRIDADYMGMFATIMNALAFEATIKKMGFEKVKVYSSLEIRTVTSNYNYRNAREKLDEGYIVIFAGGTGFSYFTTDTGACIRGIEIKADALLMAKNGTKGVYDSDPNTNPDAKFLPDLSFHDLVVKNLQVMDSTAASLAKDGKLEIVVFDMNGQDNIKKIAHGQLEATYIK